One window of the Seriola aureovittata isolate HTS-2021-v1 ecotype China chromosome 22, ASM2101889v1, whole genome shotgun sequence genome contains the following:
- the LOC130163361 gene encoding ras-related protein Rap-1b yields MREYKLVVLGSGGVGKSALTVQFVQGIFVEKYDPTIEDSYRKQVEVDGQQCMLEILDTAGTEQFTAMRDLYMKNGQGFALVYSITAQSTFNDLQDLREQILRVKDTEDVPMILVGNKCDLEVERVVAKESGIGLARQWNSCAFLETSAKSKINVNEIFYDLVRQINRKSPVPGKTRKKSTCQLL; encoded by the exons atGCGTGAATACAAACTGGTTGTTTTAGGATCAGGAGGAGTCGGCAAGTCAGCTCTG actGTCCAGTTCGTTCAGGGAATCTTTGTGGAGAAATACGACCCAACGATAGAGGATTCCTACAGGAAG CAAGTGGAGGTCGATGGACAACAGTGCATGTTGGAGATCCTGGACACAGCAGGAACA GAGCAGTTCACAGCGATGAGAGACCTGTACATGAAGAACGGTCAGGGCTTCGCTCTGGTTTACTCCATCACGGCTCAGTCGACCTTCAACGACCTTCAGGACCTCAGAGAGCAGATCCTCAGAGTGAAGGACACCGAGGAC GTTCCCATGATCCTGGTTGGAAATAAGTGCGACCTGGAGGTGGAGCGTGTGGTGGCCAAAGAGTCCGGCATCGGTCTCGCCCGCCAGTGGAACTCCTGCGCCTTCCTGGAGACCTCGGCCAAGAGCAAGATCAACGTCAACGAG atcTTCTACGACCTTGTGCGACAGATCAACAGGAAGAGTCCAGTTCCAGGGAAAACTCGCAAAAAGTCCACCTGTCAGCTTCTCTAA